The Pseudomonas sp. TH06 genome has a window encoding:
- a CDS encoding non-ribosomal peptide synthetase, with the protein MPPISATAADTSSASPVTFPLTAAQLDIWLDQLSRGDSPLYNIGGYMELTGPLDPARMQAALECLVARHDAMRTVLLPGAGADGLPLQRFAPSLPAPMATHDVSTDPDPEAAARSLIQERIDEVFVLDGGPLFRFLLIRFDDNRHWLSILAHHLIVDGWSFGAMLDSLDEIYNALAVGNPAPDSAPSYIDFIEDDARYRHSPRYALDRAYWLDKYQSMPEPLLVPRYQQDFAGKDVQTRVFARELAPRLHERMKQVGRDLGASAFHVLLAALHVYFSRTAQRDEWVVGLPILNRSGARYKSTIGLFAQVSAVRMGFGRELSFGELIMAIRDELKRDFRHQRFPLSEMNRALGLLREDRGQLFELTVSYEQDAHEHRYGEALARVIKVSSLEEATPLAVHLLSNDGNDSASLYLIYSEAYFTADEIQAIAERWLLILEQGLEELSLSVLDFSLSTAAESVLLQQWNATNVVYPPAQSIHQRIENQAAERPETPAVIYQGQALSYAELNRQANSLAHQLLELGVQPDDRVAIVGRRGLDTLVGLLAVLKAGAGYVPIDPAHPSERLNYLLNDSAPVVVLTLSDLRARLPKLDVPVIELDQREGPADNFANPSVPGLTTANLAYVIYTSGSTGQPKGVMVEHGTLGNLVDWHCDAFNLRAGQHTSSLAGFGFDAMAWEVWPALCAGATLHLAPATGSNEDIDALLDWWRAQPLDVSFLPTPIAEYAFARHLDHPTLRTLLIGGDRLRQFNRSQSFEVINNYGPTEATVVATSGRIEAGQALHIGRPVSNGTVYLLDEQQRPVPIGVTGELYVGGAGVARGYLNRPELTAERFLRDPFSDDPLARMYRTGDLARWRADGNLDYLGRNDDQVKIRGVRIELGEIETALVSHDAVREAVVQVRDGQLLAWFIEHESLDINALHAHLKTRLTSAMLPSAYVRLTAWPMTANGKLDRKALPAPGPEALIRREYQAPQGAVEMALAQIWAELLQVERVGRHDHFFELGGHSLMAVMLIERMRQLDLSSDVRVLFSQPTLAALAASVGTGREVAVPENRIASDSTHITPELLTLVQLDQPTIDRVVATVPGGAANVQDIYPLAPLQEGILYHHITAAQGDPYLLQSRLAFDSLERVEAFAEALRQVMARHDILRSAVVWEGLTTPVQVVWREAILPVQEVHLDPADGAIIDQLHARFDARRYRLDVSQAPMIRLVYARDPALDRVVGILLFHHLAMDHVALEVMRGEMQASLSGQVQPLAVPVPYRNYVAQARLGVSEQEHEAFFREMLADIDEPTLPFGLQEVQGDGRGIDEARQMLDDGLYQRLRAQARQAGVSVASLVHLAWARVLAATSGQEHVVFGTVLMGRMQGGAGADRALGVFINTLPLRIDVDTAVLPGVQATHARLTALLGHEHASLALAQRCSGVASPSPLFSALLNYRHTDPSELLEPSDQAWQGIETLANEERTNYPLTLSVDDLGSDLRLTARTVAEIGAQRICVYVHAALNGLVAALEQTPQQPLNRLPILPAEELQRLLVQFNATEVACPLEQPIQVLFEQQARLKPDAIALQSEQGELTYGELNARANRLAHHLREQGVQPDTRVAICVERGLDLVVGLLGILKAGGAYVPLDPDYPLERLTYMLRDSAPIAVLVHAATRDLLGKREVPLIDLDRGSWQYNPESNPQVPGLNASSLAYMIYTSGSTGLPKGVMIEHRSACNMVHWGSQISPPTEHGALLQKAPFSFDSSVWEIFWPLCSGLRLVLARPDGNRDSAYVVQTIREHQVTVVKFVPALLQQFIEQDDVEQCTSLTDVLNGGGELSAALARQVRERLPWVRLHNVYGPTETTVDSTGWTLEPGNPVMDSVVPIGKALSNTRLYVLDAHDQPVPLGVSGQLHIGGVGVARGYHGLPDMQAERFVDSPFVPGDRLYRTGDLVRYKNDGNLEFLGRNDFQVKLRGLRLEPGEIEARLIEHPAVRDAVIMVRDERLVAWYTVRGGVATPDLETLRAHMLERLPEYMVPGAFVLLDALPLTPNDKIDRKALPEPGAEAVLNRPYQAPEGEVEAALARIWAEVLNVHQVGRHDNFFELGGHSLLAVSLVARMRQTGLHTDARALFSQPTLAALAANTRSQAQQLEIPQTTIPSLNRKRRL; encoded by the coding sequence ATGCCGCCTATTTCTGCCACTGCGGCGGACACCTCGTCCGCTTCGCCCGTGACCTTTCCACTGACCGCCGCACAGCTGGACATCTGGCTCGATCAATTGAGCCGGGGTGACTCGCCGCTGTACAACATCGGCGGATACATGGAGTTGACTGGCCCTCTGGACCCGGCGCGGATGCAAGCGGCGCTCGAGTGTCTGGTGGCGCGTCATGACGCGATGCGCACGGTCCTGTTGCCGGGTGCCGGGGCCGACGGATTGCCCTTGCAGCGGTTTGCCCCTTCGTTGCCTGCGCCGATGGCGACGCATGATGTGTCCACAGATCCCGATCCTGAAGCGGCGGCGCGGTCGTTGATTCAGGAGCGCATCGATGAGGTCTTTGTACTGGATGGCGGACCACTGTTCCGCTTTCTGCTGATCCGCTTCGACGATAACCGGCATTGGCTTTCCATACTCGCGCATCACCTGATCGTTGATGGCTGGAGCTTCGGCGCAATGCTCGATTCCCTGGACGAAATCTATAATGCATTGGCAGTCGGGAACCCCGCGCCCGATTCGGCGCCTTCCTATATCGACTTCATTGAGGATGATGCGCGCTATCGTCACTCGCCACGTTATGCACTCGACCGCGCCTATTGGCTTGATAAATATCAGTCGATGCCCGAGCCGTTGCTGGTGCCGCGTTATCAGCAGGACTTTGCCGGCAAGGACGTACAAACGCGGGTGTTCGCTCGGGAGTTGGCGCCCCGGTTGCATGAGCGTATGAAACAGGTGGGCCGTGATCTTGGCGCTTCCGCGTTTCATGTGTTGCTGGCCGCCTTGCATGTGTATTTCAGCCGGACTGCACAGCGCGACGAATGGGTTGTGGGGCTGCCGATACTCAATCGCTCCGGCGCCCGCTACAAATCCACGATCGGGCTGTTTGCCCAGGTCAGTGCGGTACGGATGGGTTTTGGTCGCGAATTGTCGTTCGGTGAGTTGATCATGGCCATCCGTGATGAGCTGAAGAGGGATTTTCGTCATCAGCGCTTTCCCCTGAGTGAGATGAACCGTGCCCTTGGCCTGCTGCGCGAAGACCGCGGGCAATTGTTCGAACTGACCGTGTCCTATGAGCAGGATGCCCATGAACATCGTTACGGCGAAGCGTTGGCGCGAGTGATCAAGGTCTCGAGTCTGGAGGAGGCCACTCCGCTGGCTGTCCATTTGCTGAGCAACGACGGTAACGACAGCGCCAGCCTCTACCTGATTTACAGCGAAGCCTATTTCACTGCCGACGAGATTCAGGCAATCGCTGAGCGCTGGTTACTGATACTCGAACAAGGTCTCGAAGAACTGAGTCTGTCGGTGCTCGATTTCAGTTTGAGCACAGCGGCAGAGTCAGTCCTGTTGCAGCAGTGGAATGCGACGAACGTCGTGTACCCACCTGCGCAGAGCATTCACCAGCGAATCGAAAACCAGGCTGCTGAGCGCCCGGAGACACCGGCAGTGATTTATCAGGGGCAGGCGCTGAGCTATGCCGAGCTTAACCGGCAAGCCAACTCGCTTGCGCATCAGTTACTCGAACTCGGCGTGCAACCGGATGACCGGGTGGCAATTGTCGGCCGCCGCGGGCTCGACACGCTGGTTGGCTTGCTGGCGGTTCTGAAAGCCGGAGCCGGTTATGTGCCGATCGATCCTGCGCATCCCTCCGAGCGTTTGAACTATCTGCTCAATGACAGCGCGCCGGTTGTCGTCCTGACGCTCAGCGACCTGCGTGCACGTCTGCCGAAACTGGATGTGCCAGTGATCGAGCTGGATCAGCGCGAAGGGCCGGCGGACAACTTTGCCAACCCGAGCGTGCCCGGCCTGACCACGGCGAACCTCGCTTACGTGATCTACACCTCCGGTTCGACCGGCCAACCCAAAGGGGTGATGGTCGAGCACGGGACACTGGGCAACCTGGTTGATTGGCATTGTGACGCCTTTAATCTGCGCGCCGGTCAGCACACCTCAAGCCTCGCCGGTTTCGGTTTCGATGCCATGGCGTGGGAGGTCTGGCCGGCGTTGTGCGCGGGCGCGACCCTGCATCTGGCCCCCGCCACTGGCAGCAACGAAGACATCGACGCGTTGCTCGACTGGTGGCGCGCGCAGCCGCTGGATGTGAGTTTCCTGCCGACACCCATTGCCGAGTACGCCTTCGCCAGGCATCTCGACCACCCGACCCTGCGTACGCTGCTGATCGGCGGTGATCGCCTGCGTCAGTTCAATCGGTCGCAATCGTTCGAGGTGATCAACAACTACGGCCCGACCGAAGCGACGGTGGTTGCCACTTCGGGGCGCATCGAAGCCGGGCAGGCGCTGCACATTGGCAGACCGGTGAGCAACGGCACGGTGTACCTGCTCGATGAACAGCAACGTCCGGTGCCGATTGGCGTGACGGGCGAGTTGTATGTCGGCGGCGCCGGCGTCGCCCGGGGTTACCTGAATCGTCCGGAACTGACGGCCGAGCGCTTTCTGCGCGATCCGTTCAGTGATGATCCGCTGGCGCGTATGTATCGCACCGGCGACCTCGCACGCTGGCGTGCCGACGGTAACCTCGACTATCTGGGACGCAATGACGATCAAGTGAAAATCCGCGGTGTGCGCATCGAACTCGGCGAGATCGAAACCGCGCTCGTCAGCCATGATGCCGTGCGGGAAGCGGTGGTGCAGGTGCGTGACGGGCAACTGCTGGCGTGGTTCATCGAGCATGAGTCGCTCGACATCAATGCATTGCACGCCCATCTGAAAACCCGTCTGACCAGCGCCATGTTGCCGAGCGCTTATGTGCGCCTGACGGCGTGGCCGATGACTGCCAACGGCAAGCTTGATCGCAAGGCTTTACCGGCGCCGGGGCCGGAGGCATTGATCCGCCGCGAATACCAAGCGCCGCAGGGTGCAGTGGAAATGGCGCTGGCGCAGATCTGGGCCGAATTGCTGCAAGTCGAACGGGTCGGTCGCCACGACCATTTCTTTGAGTTGGGCGGGCACTCATTGATGGCCGTGATGCTGATCGAACGTATGCGTCAGCTCGATCTGAGCAGTGACGTCCGGGTGCTGTTCAGCCAGCCGACGCTGGCAGCGCTGGCCGCTTCGGTGGGCACCGGGCGTGAGGTAGCGGTGCCGGAAAATCGCATCGCAAGCGATAGCACGCATATTACCCCGGAGCTGTTGACGCTGGTGCAACTGGACCAGCCGACCATCGACCGTGTCGTCGCCACGGTACCGGGCGGCGCGGCCAATGTGCAGGACATCTACCCCCTGGCACCCTTGCAGGAAGGCATTCTCTACCACCACATCACGGCAGCGCAGGGCGACCCGTATCTGCTGCAATCGCGGCTGGCGTTCGACAGTCTCGAGCGGGTCGAGGCCTTCGCCGAGGCGTTGCGTCAGGTCATGGCGCGGCATGACATTCTGCGCAGCGCCGTGGTCTGGGAGGGGCTGACTACCCCGGTACAGGTGGTGTGGCGCGAGGCGATTCTGCCCGTTCAGGAAGTGCATCTCGACCCTGCCGATGGCGCGATCATCGATCAGTTGCACGCGCGTTTCGATGCCCGGCGCTATCGCCTCGACGTCAGCCAGGCTCCGATGATTCGTCTGGTGTATGCCCGTGATCCGGCGCTCGACCGGGTGGTTGGCATTCTGCTGTTTCATCATCTGGCGATGGATCACGTTGCGCTGGAAGTGATGCGCGGCGAGATGCAGGCCAGTCTGTCCGGTCAGGTCCAGCCGCTGGCTGTGCCGGTGCCCTATCGCAACTATGTGGCGCAGGCGCGCCTGGGTGTCAGCGAACAGGAACACGAGGCGTTCTTCCGCGAGATGCTGGCGGATATCGATGAGCCAACACTGCCATTCGGTTTGCAGGAAGTGCAGGGCGATGGTCGCGGCATTGACGAGGCTCGGCAAATGCTTGATGACGGTTTGTATCAGCGCTTGCGCGCTCAGGCGCGGCAGGCCGGCGTCAGTGTCGCCAGTCTGGTTCACTTGGCGTGGGCGCGGGTGTTGGCGGCGACTTCCGGTCAAGAGCATGTGGTTTTCGGCACCGTGCTGATGGGGCGCATGCAGGGCGGCGCGGGGGCTGATCGCGCCCTGGGAGTGTTCATCAATACCTTGCCGCTGCGCATTGATGTTGATACGGCTGTTTTGCCCGGGGTGCAGGCGACCCATGCGCGATTGACCGCGCTGCTCGGGCACGAACACGCCTCGCTGGCACTGGCTCAGCGCTGCAGTGGTGTTGCATCGCCGTCGCCATTGTTCAGTGCGTTGCTCAATTACCGTCACACCGATCCGAGTGAACTGCTCGAACCTTCGGATCAAGCCTGGCAAGGCATTGAAACCCTGGCCAATGAGGAACGCACCAATTATCCGCTGACGCTGAGCGTGGATGACCTGGGCAGCGATCTGCGGCTGACAGCCAGAACCGTCGCGGAGATTGGTGCGCAGCGAATCTGCGTTTATGTACACGCAGCTTTGAACGGGCTGGTGGCGGCATTGGAACAGACACCGCAACAGCCTTTGAATCGCTTGCCGATTCTGCCGGCCGAGGAGTTGCAACGGTTGCTGGTCCAGTTCAACGCCACCGAGGTTGCTTGCCCGTTGGAGCAGCCGATTCAGGTGTTGTTTGAACAACAGGCTCGTCTCAAGCCGGATGCCATTGCGCTGCAATCCGAGCAAGGAGAGCTGACTTACGGCGAGCTCAATGCGCGTGCCAACCGACTGGCGCATCATCTGCGCGAACAAGGCGTGCAGCCGGATACGCGCGTGGCGATCTGCGTCGAGCGCGGACTGGATCTGGTGGTCGGTCTGCTCGGCATTCTCAAGGCTGGCGGGGCCTATGTGCCGCTTGACCCGGACTACCCGCTGGAGCGTTTGACCTACATGTTGCGCGACAGCGCGCCGATCGCCGTGCTGGTGCATGCCGCCACCCGCGATCTGCTCGGTAAGCGCGAGGTGCCGCTGATCGATCTCGACCGTGGCAGTTGGCAGTACAACCCCGAGAGTAATCCGCAGGTCCCCGGGCTGAATGCCTCCAGTCTTGCTTACATGATCTACACCTCCGGCTCCACTGGCCTGCCCAAAGGCGTGATGATCGAGCATCGCAGCGCCTGCAACATGGTGCACTGGGGCTCGCAGATCAGTCCGCCGACCGAGCACGGCGCGCTGCTACAAAAAGCGCCGTTCAGCTTCGACAGCTCGGTGTGGGAGATCTTCTGGCCCTTGTGTTCCGGCCTGCGCCTGGTGCTGGCGCGGCCCGACGGCAACCGCGATTCGGCTTATGTGGTGCAGACCATTCGCGAGCATCAGGTCACGGTGGTCAAATTCGTTCCGGCGTTGCTCCAGCAGTTCATCGAGCAGGACGACGTCGAGCAGTGCACCAGCCTTACCGATGTACTCAATGGTGGCGGAGAACTCAGCGCTGCGCTTGCCCGTCAGGTGCGTGAGCGCCTGCCGTGGGTGCGTTTGCACAATGTCTACGGCCCTACCGAAACCACAGTCGACAGTACCGGCTGGACGCTGGAGCCGGGTAATCCTGTGATGGACAGCGTGGTGCCGATCGGCAAGGCACTGAGCAACACTAGGCTGTACGTACTCGACGCCCACGATCAGCCAGTGCCGTTGGGCGTCAGTGGCCAGTTGCACATCGGTGGCGTTGGTGTTGCGCGTGGCTATCACGGACTGCCCGACATGCAGGCCGAGCGCTTCGTCGACAGTCCATTCGTGCCGGGTGATCGGCTGTACCGCACCGGCGATCTGGTGCGCTACAAAAACGACGGCAACCTCGAATTCCTCGGTCGCAACGACTTTCAGGTCAAGTTGCGTGGTTTGCGTCTGGAACCCGGTGAAATCGAAGCGCGGCTGATCGAGCATCCAGCAGTGCGTGACGCGGTCATCATGGTGCGCGATGAGCGTCTGGTCGCTTGGTACACCGTGCGTGGCGGTGTTGCTACGCCAGATCTGGAGACGCTGCGCGCGCATATGCTGGAGCGGTTGCCGGAGTACATGGTGCCGGGTGCTTTTGTGTTGCTGGATGCACTACCGCTGACGCCCAACGACAAGATCGACCGCAAGGCTTTGCCTGAACCGGGAGCAGAGGCGGTGCTCAATCGCCCGTATCAGGCACCCGAAGGCGAAGTCGAAGCGGCGTTGGCGCGGATCTGGGCCGAGGTGCTCAACGTCCATCAGGTCGGGCGCCACGACAACTTCTTCGAGTTGGGCGGGCATTCGTTGCTGGCGGTGAGCCTGGTTGCGCGCATGCGCCAGACCGGGTTGCACACCGACGCGCGAGCGCTGTTCAGTCAGCCGACGCTGGCGGCACTGGCGGCCAACACCCGCAGCCAGGCACAGCAACTGGAAATCCCGCAGACCACCATCCCGAGCCTCAACCGCAAACGCCGGCTCTGA